Proteins encoded within one genomic window of Amycolatopsis nigrescens CSC17Ta-90:
- a CDS encoding sugar phosphate isomerase/epimerase family protein, producing the protein MSAEAARFAGIGDEAGKPIAEQISALRALGWRHLELRTVDGLPLAELDRAGARAVEAAVHRAGFSVVCLDSRIGSWARPATAPFADDLAELDTLSQWCARLGTRYVRIMSYPADGLGESEWRHRVLDRVSRLTERAERAGIVLLHENCSGWAGASAERAVRLLDTVDSPALRLLFDTGNGIAHGYHAYDLLAEVAGLVEHVHVKDAVPTQDGPRYTLPGEGLSRVADCLRLLQANGYRGLFSLEPHLSVLPHEGRRDEDAATDRFIAAGRRLERLVSEDVAEVLDRRAGSAAW; encoded by the coding sequence TCGGCTGGCGGCACCTCGAACTGCGCACGGTGGACGGGCTCCCGCTGGCCGAACTGGACAGAGCCGGTGCACGGGCGGTGGAAGCCGCCGTGCACCGGGCCGGGTTTTCGGTGGTGTGCCTGGACTCGCGGATCGGTAGCTGGGCACGGCCGGCCACCGCCCCGTTCGCCGACGACCTGGCCGAACTGGACACCCTCAGCCAGTGGTGCGCCCGGCTCGGCACCCGGTACGTCCGGATCATGTCGTACCCGGCGGACGGCCTGGGTGAATCCGAATGGCGGCACCGGGTACTCGACCGGGTCAGCAGGCTGACCGAGCGTGCCGAACGGGCCGGAATCGTGCTGCTGCACGAAAACTGCTCCGGCTGGGCCGGGGCCAGCGCCGAGCGCGCGGTGCGGCTGCTGGACACCGTCGACAGCCCGGCGCTGCGCCTGCTGTTCGACACCGGCAACGGCATCGCGCACGGCTACCACGCCTACGACCTGCTCGCCGAGGTGGCCGGCCTGGTCGAGCACGTGCACGTCAAGGACGCGGTGCCGACCCAGGACGGCCCGCGCTACACCCTGCCCGGCGAGGGACTTTCCCGGGTGGCGGACTGCCTCCGCCTGCTGCAGGCCAACGGCTACCGCGGCCTGTTCTCCCTGGAACCGCATCTCTCGGTGCTCCCGCACGAGGGCCGGCGCGACGAGGACGCCGCGACGGACCGGTTCATCGCGGCGGGCCGGCGGCTGGAGCGGCTGGTCAGCGAGGACGTTGCGGAAGTGCTGGACCGGCGTGCGGGCTCGGCCGCGTGGTGA
- a CDS encoding M20/M25/M40 family metallo-hydrolase, protein MVTGELLPGDRELLLRLLRIPTIGPLEAGHGEPPAELWRAQCEYADAAAGIGLRVVRHACAGQEHTAGPAVPLAVREAAAEPGFLDLQPSLVLRLGPKLPPASTVMFNVHLDTVAGLEPVGFDGFRFTGRGAIDAKGPAVALLAGIRAAAAAEPALGRDVAVLVQAVSGEEGGAMGTIGTRPLLDQGFYGRLNVFCEPTGLRYLTSATASMTACVRVRGQGAIDDRPGAGHNATVLLGSLARHFALTLDDADPAGALCVAGLHTGDRHNRVYGSGRLLLNLSYASSAAGARLAERVEQAFGTGLAEFGARFAGSAQFGRTAAEAAEITSLEWHKRGLPCLSGHDPALEALLTEHAGVAPWPAGEPAFTCDAIWMDGRPGAFTVILGPGALDKNNAHAEGEFAELAELDAFATAVTGLLTGFARAHRKEAR, encoded by the coding sequence GTGGTGACCGGCGAACTGCTGCCGGGCGACCGGGAACTCCTCCTGCGACTGCTGCGCATACCGACGATCGGGCCGCTGGAAGCCGGCCACGGGGAACCACCGGCCGAGCTGTGGCGCGCCCAGTGCGAGTACGCCGACGCGGCGGCCGGGATCGGGCTGCGCGTGGTGCGCCACGCCTGCGCGGGCCAGGAGCACACCGCCGGGCCGGCGGTGCCGCTGGCCGTCCGGGAGGCCGCCGCGGAACCCGGCTTCCTCGACCTGCAGCCCAGCCTGGTGCTGCGGCTCGGCCCGAAGCTGCCGCCCGCGTCGACCGTGATGTTCAACGTGCACCTGGACACGGTCGCCGGGCTGGAACCGGTCGGGTTCGACGGTTTCCGGTTCACCGGACGCGGTGCGATCGACGCGAAGGGACCGGCGGTGGCGCTGCTGGCCGGGATCCGGGCGGCGGCGGCCGCCGAGCCCGCGCTCGGCCGGGACGTCGCGGTGCTGGTGCAGGCCGTCTCGGGCGAGGAAGGCGGCGCGATGGGCACGATCGGCACCCGGCCGCTGCTCGACCAGGGTTTCTACGGGCGGCTCAACGTTTTCTGCGAGCCGACCGGCCTGCGCTACCTGACCAGTGCCACCGCGTCGATGACGGCCTGCGTTCGCGTGCGGGGGCAGGGCGCCATCGACGATCGGCCCGGCGCCGGGCACAACGCCACCGTGCTGCTCGGCTCGCTGGCCCGGCACTTCGCGCTCACCCTGGACGACGCGGATCCGGCCGGCGCGCTCTGCGTCGCCGGGCTGCACACCGGTGACCGGCACAACCGGGTCTACGGCAGCGGACGGTTGCTGCTGAACCTGTCCTACGCCTCGTCGGCGGCGGGTGCCCGGCTGGCCGAACGGGTGGAGCAAGCGTTCGGCACCGGCCTGGCCGAGTTCGGCGCCCGGTTCGCCGGCAGTGCACAGTTCGGTCGTACCGCCGCCGAGGCCGCCGAGATCACCAGCCTGGAGTGGCACAAGCGCGGTCTGCCCTGCCTGTCCGGGCACGACCCCGCGCTCGAAGCGCTGCTCACCGAACACGCAGGGGTGGCTCCGTGGCCCGCCGGGGAACCGGCCTTCACCTGTGACGCGATCTGGATGGACGGCCGGCCGGGGGCCTTCACCGTGATCCTCGGCCCCGGCGCGCTGGACAAGAACAACGCGCACGCCGAAGGGGAGTTCGCCGAACTCGCCGAACTCGACGCCTTCGCGACCGCCGTCACCGGGCTGCTCACCGGCTTCGCCCGTGCCCACCGAAAGGAAGCTCGATGA
- a CDS encoding Ldh family oxidoreductase: MTQQPVLPAPALAHVPYQDLLSFTTKVFTDRGVPAERAAVAAEALCYGDLAGLGSHGLCNLSRLYLPLFDEGRVDPAAEPVVRTDLGACAVLDSDRALGLWAAADAMGSAADRAERHGIGLVSVRNATHFGCAGFHSAIAARRGMIGLVASNCGGQRIARPPGGALPMLGTNPLSIAAPALDGHPFVLDMSTTVVPTGRVRAAARAGSPVPAGWLSDDHGDPVTDPAAFDRGEAHLHWLGGSAETGAYKGFGLGLAVEVLAALLPGAQLGPTPEALAGDAGRDDDIGFLALAFSPAKLRPDAGFAEAASLLFGSLLGCPPLDPRNPVRYPGWLEAERAAVNLRDGVPLSSPLYRELLELGLS, from the coding sequence ATGACCCAGCAGCCGGTGCTCCCCGCCCCTGCGCTCGCCCACGTGCCCTACCAAGACCTGCTTTCCTTCACCACCAAGGTGTTCACCGATCGTGGCGTGCCGGCCGAACGCGCCGCCGTTGCCGCCGAGGCGCTTTGCTACGGCGACCTTGCCGGGCTCGGTTCGCACGGGCTGTGCAACCTGTCGCGGCTCTACCTGCCGCTGTTCGACGAGGGCAGGGTGGACCCGGCGGCCGAGCCGGTGGTCCGCACCGACCTCGGTGCCTGTGCGGTACTCGACTCCGACAGGGCGCTGGGCCTCTGGGCCGCGGCCGACGCGATGGGCTCGGCCGCGGACCGCGCCGAACGGCACGGGATCGGGCTGGTCTCGGTGCGCAACGCCACCCACTTCGGCTGCGCCGGGTTCCACAGCGCGATCGCCGCCCGGCGCGGCATGATCGGGCTGGTCGCGAGCAACTGCGGCGGCCAGCGGATCGCCCGCCCGCCGGGCGGCGCGCTGCCCATGCTCGGCACCAACCCGCTCAGCATCGCCGCCCCGGCGCTCGACGGTCATCCGTTCGTACTCGACATGAGCACCACCGTGGTGCCCACCGGCCGGGTACGCGCCGCGGCCCGTGCCGGCTCGCCGGTCCCGGCGGGCTGGCTGTCCGACGACCACGGCGACCCGGTCACCGACCCGGCCGCGTTCGACCGCGGTGAAGCCCATCTGCACTGGCTCGGCGGCAGCGCGGAAACCGGCGCCTACAAGGGTTTCGGCCTCGGCCTCGCGGTGGAGGTGCTGGCCGCGCTGCTGCCAGGCGCCCAACTCGGCCCCACCCCGGAGGCACTGGCCGGAGACGCCGGCCGGGACGACGACATCGGTTTCCTCGCACTGGCCTTCTCCCCCGCCAAGCTCCGGCCCGACGCCGGTTTCGCCGAGGCCGCGAGCCTCCTGTTCGGCAGCCTGCTGGGCTGCCCGCCGCTGGACCCGCGAAACCCGGTCCGCTACCCCGGCTGGCTGGAGGCCGAACGGGCGGCGGTGAACCTCCGCGACGGCGTCCCGCTGTCGTCGCCGCTGTACCGCGAACTGCTCGAACTGGGGCTTTCCTGA